A genomic stretch from Pirellulales bacterium includes:
- a CDS encoding TIGR01212 family radical SAM protein (This family includes YhcC from E. coli K-12, an uncharacterized radical SAM protein.) — protein sequence MCPSLLPDWRAAGLRYFTLNHYLRNRFGHRVQKVSLNGGFTCPNVDGTVATGGCVFCDNRSFSPSRRVPRGAIRAQLDEGIRRLKWRYEVDHFLAYFQPATNTYAPVDRLAQVYEEALDHPQVVGLAIGTRPDCLPDEVLDLLSKLAARSYLSLELGLQTKHDRSLAWMNRGHGHAATVEAVARCLGRGFELCAHVMLGLPGESREDMLATAREVARLRFDAVKIHNLYAVKGTPLADWVSAGHVRLMDRDEYIATVVDFLELLPPECVVERVSGEVPPDYLVAPSWCLDKPSLRQALDAEFQRRDTWQGAVVGRR from the coding sequence ATGTGCCCCTCTCTCTTACCCGACTGGCGCGCCGCCGGGCTTCGTTATTTTACGCTTAATCATTACTTGCGCAACCGTTTCGGGCATCGTGTCCAAAAAGTCAGCCTTAACGGCGGCTTCACATGCCCCAATGTGGATGGGACGGTCGCGACCGGCGGTTGTGTCTTTTGCGATAACCGTAGTTTCAGCCCCAGCCGCCGCGTGCCACGTGGGGCCATCCGGGCTCAGCTCGACGAAGGCATTCGCCGGCTGAAGTGGCGTTACGAAGTCGATCATTTTCTGGCGTATTTTCAGCCGGCCACGAACACCTACGCGCCGGTCGATCGCCTGGCGCAGGTTTACGAAGAGGCGCTCGACCATCCGCAAGTTGTTGGTCTGGCGATCGGCACACGGCCCGATTGTCTTCCGGACGAGGTCCTGGACCTGCTCTCGAAGCTGGCGGCGCGGAGCTATTTATCCCTGGAGCTTGGTCTGCAGACGAAGCACGACCGCTCGCTGGCGTGGATGAACCGCGGACATGGCCATGCCGCCACGGTCGAGGCGGTCGCTCGCTGCCTGGGGCGCGGATTCGAGCTGTGTGCTCACGTGATGCTCGGCCTGCCGGGGGAATCGCGCGAGGATATGCTGGCCACGGCCCGCGAGGTGGCGCGCCTGCGTTTCGACGCCGTAAAGATCCACAACTTGTACGCCGTGAAGGGGACGCCGCTGGCCGACTGGGTATCGGCCGGCCACGTGCGACTTATGGATCGCGACGAGTACATCGCCACCGTCGTCGACTTCCTGGAACTGCTTCCGCCAGAGTGCGTCGTGGAGCGGGTCAGCGGCGAGGTGCCGCCCGACTACCTGGTGGCCCCCTCCTGGTGCCTCGACAAGCCGTCGCTGCGGCAGGCGCTCGACGCCGAATTCCAGCGGCGCGACACATGGCAGGGGGCAGTAGTCGGTAGGCGGTAG
- the lpxC gene encoding UDP-3-O-acyl-N-acetylglucosamine deacetylase, with protein MYIPRQQRTIEKPAVVEGFGYWSGKDVRVEFRPAPPDTGVIFVRGDLAKPQRIPATVAQRVETPRRTTLRAGSASVEMVEHIMAALAGLRIDNCEVWVDTVEMPGCDGSSQPFVEALVAAGMVTQNSLRNALVVREVTRLGDIDSWIEARPSAGPGMSIKFRIDYGSGNAIGRQTLTMPITPDSFQRELAPSRTFMLKSEADWLVAQGLGRRASVKDLLIFDGDGPIDNELRYRDECVRHKALDLVGDLALAGCDLIGHFVAHRSGHRLNAELVRVLLQEGDMLVAHRRSA; from the coding sequence ATGTACATTCCCAGACAGCAGCGTACGATCGAAAAACCGGCGGTTGTCGAAGGTTTCGGTTATTGGAGCGGCAAGGACGTGCGGGTCGAGTTTCGTCCGGCCCCGCCCGATACCGGCGTGATCTTCGTGCGTGGCGATCTGGCCAAGCCGCAGCGGATTCCGGCCACGGTCGCTCAGCGGGTCGAGACGCCGCGCCGCACGACCTTGCGTGCCGGTAGCGCGAGTGTCGAGATGGTCGAGCACATCATGGCGGCGCTGGCCGGCTTGCGGATCGACAATTGCGAAGTGTGGGTCGATACCGTGGAAATGCCCGGCTGCGACGGATCGAGCCAGCCGTTTGTCGAGGCGCTCGTGGCCGCCGGCATGGTCACGCAAAACTCGCTGCGCAACGCGCTTGTCGTGCGCGAGGTAACGCGGCTGGGTGACATCGACAGTTGGATCGAGGCGCGCCCCTCGGCCGGCCCCGGTATGTCGATCAAGTTTCGCATCGACTACGGATCGGGCAACGCGATCGGCCGCCAGACGCTGACCATGCCGATTACGCCCGACTCGTTCCAGCGCGAGCTGGCCCCCAGCCGAACGTTCATGCTCAAGAGCGAAGCCGATTGGCTGGTGGCGCAAGGGTTAGGCCGGCGGGCTTCGGTCAAGGATTTGCTGATCTTCGACGGCGACGGGCCGATCGACAACGAATTGCGCTACCGCGACGAATGCGTCCGGCACAAAGCGCTCGACCTGGTGGGCGACCTGGCGCTGGCCGGGTGCGATCTGATTGGGCACTTCGTCGCGCATCGCAGCGGGCATCGACTCAACGCGGAATTGGTGCGTGTGCTTTTGCAAGAGGGTGACATGCTCGTGGCTCATCGCCGTTCGGCCTAG
- a CDS encoding SDR family NAD(P)-dependent oxidoreductase: MSRRAIEGCRTIVTGATSGIGRALVLELLRKRAHVIATGRRKERLTALVGEAAALPGMLEIVAGDITEAATRQALMATAAEQLGGLDALVNNAGVGVIRDFAQSEPTQLRQVMEVNFFAAVELSRAALPLLIAGRKPLIVNVASILGHRGIPHYSEYCASKFALVGFSEALRAEVAHQGIDVLLVSPGTTRSEFFDSLAAEQVGVGSRGEGGVPPEDVARATVRAMKHGKHLIVPNRQGRILLWLNRLSPRLADALVSRFG, from the coding sequence TTGTCACGTCGCGCCATCGAAGGTTGTCGAACGATAGTCACAGGTGCCACGAGCGGCATCGGCCGGGCCTTGGTGCTGGAACTTTTGCGCAAGCGCGCGCATGTCATCGCCACGGGCCGGCGCAAGGAGCGGCTGACGGCGCTCGTGGGCGAAGCCGCCGCATTGCCCGGCATGCTGGAAATCGTGGCCGGCGATATTACCGAGGCCGCCACGCGCCAGGCTTTGATGGCAACAGCCGCTGAGCAACTGGGGGGACTCGACGCGCTCGTCAATAACGCCGGCGTCGGCGTCATTCGCGATTTCGCGCAATCCGAGCCCACGCAACTGCGCCAGGTGATGGAAGTGAACTTCTTCGCGGCCGTCGAACTCTCGCGCGCTGCCCTGCCACTATTAATCGCGGGCCGGAAGCCGTTGATCGTGAACGTGGCCTCGATCCTGGGGCATCGTGGCATCCCCCATTACAGTGAATACTGCGCCAGCAAGTTCGCGCTTGTTGGCTTCAGCGAAGCGCTGCGGGCCGAGGTCGCCCATCAAGGTATCGATGTGCTTCTCGTCAGCCCCGGCACCACGCGGTCCGAGTTTTTCGATTCTCTGGCGGCCGAGCAAGTGGGCGTAGGCAGCCGCGGCGAAGGGGGAGTGCCGCCCGAGGACGTGGCCCGAGCCACGGTTCGTGCCATGAAACACGGCAAGCACCTGATCGTGCCGAATCGCCAGGGCCGCATCTTGCTGTGGCTGAATCGGCTTTCCCCGCGGCTGGCCGACGCGCTGGTGTCGCGTTTCGGATAA
- a CDS encoding Gfo/Idh/MocA family oxidoreductase: protein MSSRSRTSLSRRKFLEDSMLAAAAAVAAGGVAHVHAEEAAPASKSPNEKLGVACVGVRGQGNSHLGAYSRRPDTEVLYVCDVDESVGQQRVKEVAARQGRAPKYVQDLRQMLEDKSVDIVTTATPNHWHALVAIWAIQNGKDVYVEKPVSHNVSEGRRIVDAARKYNRICQTGTQCRSMKGSIDAIKYVHEGKIGKLSIARGLCYKSRPSIGPKGDYPIPASVNYDLWSGPAPVKPLTREKLHYDWHWMWDYGNGDLGNQGIHQMDLARWGLGAKTLSTEVVSYGGRLGYEDAGETANTQTIIHDYGDQQLVFEVRGLPTEPLRGAKVGVIFEGADGFVVLTEYTAGAAFDLKGNKVAEFQGGGDHHGNFLKAVRSRNPADLNADILEGHLSSALCHMGNISYRLGTQEPLRQVEMRLAGNDDAIDTFERFSDHLKSNGVDIDKAQIGYGRELHFDIDDERFVNDSQADAMLTREYRAPFIVPPAGRV from the coding sequence ATGTCGTCACGCTCTCGCACGTCCCTCTCGCGCCGCAAATTTCTCGAAGACTCGATGCTCGCCGCGGCCGCGGCCGTTGCCGCGGGAGGCGTCGCCCATGTTCATGCCGAGGAAGCGGCGCCGGCCAGCAAGAGCCCTAACGAAAAACTGGGCGTGGCGTGCGTCGGCGTGCGCGGCCAGGGAAACAGTCACCTCGGCGCGTACTCGAGGCGTCCTGATACCGAAGTTTTGTACGTGTGCGACGTCGACGAGAGCGTCGGCCAGCAGCGCGTCAAGGAAGTGGCCGCTCGGCAGGGACGCGCCCCGAAGTACGTCCAGGACCTGCGGCAAATGCTCGAGGACAAATCGGTCGACATCGTAACCACGGCCACGCCCAATCACTGGCACGCGCTGGTGGCGATTTGGGCCATCCAGAACGGCAAGGACGTGTACGTCGAAAAGCCGGTGAGCCACAACGTCAGCGAAGGTCGACGCATCGTCGATGCCGCGCGCAAGTACAACCGAATCTGCCAGACCGGCACGCAGTGCCGCTCGATGAAGGGCTCGATCGATGCCATCAAGTACGTTCACGAAGGCAAGATCGGCAAGCTCTCGATCGCCCGCGGTCTGTGCTACAAGTCGCGCCCTTCGATCGGGCCGAAAGGCGATTACCCGATTCCCGCCAGCGTGAACTACGACCTCTGGTCAGGCCCCGCGCCGGTCAAGCCGCTCACGCGCGAGAAGCTGCACTACGACTGGCACTGGATGTGGGATTACGGCAACGGCGACCTGGGGAACCAGGGCATTCATCAAATGGACCTGGCCCGCTGGGGCCTGGGCGCCAAGACGCTCAGCACCGAAGTCGTCAGCTACGGCGGGCGCTTGGGCTACGAAGATGCCGGCGAGACGGCCAACACGCAGACCATCATTCACGACTACGGCGATCAGCAACTCGTCTTCGAAGTACGCGGCCTGCCGACTGAGCCGCTGCGCGGCGCAAAGGTGGGCGTGATCTTCGAAGGCGCCGACGGTTTCGTGGTGCTCACCGAGTACACGGCCGGCGCCGCCTTTGATCTCAAGGGAAACAAGGTCGCCGAATTCCAGGGAGGTGGCGATCACCACGGCAATTTCCTGAAGGCCGTGCGCAGTCGTAACCCGGCCGACCTTAACGCCGATATTCTCGAAGGGCATCTGTCGAGCGCCCTGTGCCACATGGGCAACATCTCGTACCGCTTGGGCACGCAAGAGCCGCTTCGGCAAGTCGAAATGCGGCTGGCCGGCAACGACGACGCGATCGACACCTTCGAGCGCTTCAGCGACCACTTAAAGAGTAACGGCGTCGATATCGACAAGGCGCAAATCGGCTACGGCCGCGAATTGCACTTCGACATCGACGACGAGCGCTTCGTCAACGATTCGCAAGCCGACGCGATGCTGACGCGTGAATACCGCGCCCCGTTCATCGTGCCGCCCGCCGGGCGCGTTTAG
- the hflX gene encoding GTPase HflX, which yields MKEMYRSETVVSEAAVLVGVVLPSHQFPGAPLEELEGLAKTAGARVVGQLTQRRETPDKTTYLGKGKVEELHQLVESADADVVVFDNDLSPAQTRNLEKATGTKVLDRTELILDIFASRAQTHEARLAVELAQLQYSLPRLKRMWTHLSRLKMGIGMRGPGEKQLEVDRRLVEKKIHDLRTELSTIQRRKERQVAARHDRMTVSLVGYTNAGKSTLLNILTGADVLAEHKLFATLDTRTRRWQLPGWGPVLLSDTVGFIRDLPHHLIASFKATLEEARQADLLLHVADASSPAVYQQIASVYGVLQELGIEEKDTLLVLNKVDALSNRAQLDGLLARYPNAIPISARRKDGLAQLAGRTSEALSRGFLDVDVETDAANGRLLAFLAAHAEVLSQQYNDSRVTVHCRIPQQHLGPIRDWATSIRPHATEGNGHIEKQAIVRGTVEDVA from the coding sequence GTGAAAGAAATGTATCGTTCGGAGACCGTCGTCAGCGAAGCGGCGGTACTGGTCGGCGTCGTGTTGCCTTCGCATCAGTTTCCCGGCGCGCCGTTGGAAGAACTCGAAGGTCTGGCGAAAACGGCCGGGGCGCGCGTCGTGGGTCAACTGACCCAGCGCCGCGAAACGCCCGACAAGACGACCTACCTGGGCAAAGGCAAGGTCGAGGAGCTGCACCAACTGGTCGAAAGCGCCGATGCCGACGTCGTCGTCTTCGACAACGATCTCTCGCCCGCTCAGACGCGCAACCTGGAAAAGGCCACGGGCACAAAGGTGCTCGACCGCACCGAGCTGATCCTCGACATCTTTGCCAGCCGCGCGCAAACGCACGAGGCGCGCCTGGCCGTCGAGCTCGCGCAGCTGCAATACTCACTGCCGCGATTGAAGCGGATGTGGACCCACTTGTCGCGCTTGAAAATGGGCATCGGCATGCGCGGTCCGGGTGAAAAACAATTAGAAGTCGACCGCCGCCTGGTCGAGAAGAAAATCCACGACCTGCGCACCGAGCTCTCGACGATCCAGCGCCGCAAGGAGCGCCAGGTCGCCGCCCGACACGATCGTATGACGGTCTCGCTGGTAGGTTACACCAACGCCGGCAAGAGCACGCTGTTGAACATCCTTACCGGCGCGGACGTGTTGGCCGAGCATAAATTGTTCGCCACGCTCGACACGCGCACGCGCCGCTGGCAACTTCCCGGCTGGGGACCGGTGCTGTTGAGCGACACGGTCGGATTCATTCGCGACTTGCCGCACCATTTGATCGCCAGCTTCAAGGCAACACTGGAAGAGGCGCGCCAGGCCGACCTGCTACTACACGTGGCCGACGCCAGCAGTCCCGCCGTGTACCAACAGATCGCGTCGGTGTACGGCGTGCTCCAAGAGCTGGGGATCGAAGAAAAGGACACGCTCTTGGTCCTGAACAAAGTCGACGCGCTCTCGAATCGCGCACAGCTCGACGGGCTACTCGCGCGTTATCCGAACGCGATTCCCATCAGTGCCCGCCGCAAGGACGGCCTGGCACAATTGGCCGGGCGAACGAGCGAAGCCCTGAGCCGTGGCTTTCTCGACGTTGATGTCGAGACCGATGCCGCGAACGGCCGACTGCTGGCCTTTCTCGCCGCCCATGCCGAGGTCCTGTCGCAACAGTACAACGACAGTCGGGTGACGGTACACTGCCGCATCCCGCAGCAGCACCTGGGACCGATCCGCGATTGGGCCACGAGCATTCGCCCCCATGCGACAGAAGGTAACGGTCATATCGAGAAACAAGCTATTGTTCGTGGCACCGTCGAGGACGTCGCCTGA
- a CDS encoding Gfo/Idh/MocA family oxidoreductase, which translates to MKPLNVAVVGVGHLGKIHARILAGLPQFSLVGLVDPIAENLAQATAAYGVPGYRDPRELSGNIDAAIIATPTRFHHMVAGELIERGVHLLVEKPLASTYVEACELVDAARRQGTVLQVGHVERFNPAFAAALPHLATPKYVTAVRRSGFSFRSTDIGVVMDLMIHDIDLVLSLVRSPLRQVEAIGLALFGQHEDVANARLSFENGCVAELSASRASRLPARTMDIWSSRALASLDFTTRTVALVRPSESIVRRELDIERLSMAERSALKDRLLADHLPIEQMTIEPRDAITAELVDFADSIRSGRMPQVPGEAGRDAVDVAERIMAKMARHAWDGTPEGPVGPTVAPVRQIIPGPHWGRKPAGAPVERREAG; encoded by the coding sequence TTGAAACCGCTCAACGTGGCCGTCGTTGGTGTCGGCCATCTGGGAAAAATCCACGCCCGGATTCTGGCCGGCCTGCCGCAATTCTCGCTGGTCGGCCTGGTCGATCCAATCGCCGAGAACCTGGCGCAGGCGACCGCCGCCTATGGCGTGCCCGGCTATCGCGACCCGCGCGAGCTTTCGGGAAATATCGACGCGGCGATCATTGCCACGCCCACCCGTTTTCATCACATGGTGGCCGGCGAACTGATCGAGCGGGGCGTTCACCTGCTCGTCGAAAAGCCGCTGGCCAGCACGTACGTCGAAGCGTGCGAGCTGGTCGACGCCGCGCGCCGGCAAGGAACTGTCCTGCAAGTAGGACACGTCGAACGATTCAATCCGGCCTTCGCCGCGGCACTGCCGCATCTGGCCACGCCGAAGTACGTCACGGCCGTGCGCCGCTCGGGCTTTTCGTTTCGCTCGACCGATATCGGCGTGGTCATGGACTTGATGATTCATGATATCGATCTGGTGTTGTCGCTGGTGCGTTCGCCGCTACGGCAGGTCGAAGCAATCGGCCTGGCCCTTTTCGGTCAGCACGAGGACGTGGCCAACGCGCGGTTGTCGTTCGAGAATGGCTGCGTGGCCGAATTGAGCGCGTCGCGTGCCAGCCGTCTGCCGGCCCGCACGATGGATATCTGGTCGAGCCGGGCGCTGGCGAGCCTTGATTTCACGACGCGGACGGTGGCGCTTGTGCGACCTAGCGAATCGATCGTGCGTCGCGAGCTGGATATCGAACGACTGTCGATGGCCGAGCGGTCGGCGCTTAAGGACCGGCTGCTGGCGGATCACTTGCCGATCGAGCAAATGACGATCGAGCCGCGCGACGCGATCACCGCTGAGCTCGTCGATTTTGCCGACAGCATTCGGTCGGGGCGCATGCCCCAAGTGCCGGGCGAAGCCGGCCGCGACGCGGTCGACGTTGCCGAGCGCATCATGGCCAAGATGGCCCGACATGCCTGGGACGGCACGCCCGAGGGGCCCGTCGGTCCGACAGTGGCGCCGGTGCGGCAGATCATTCCGGGCCCACACTGGGGGCGCAAGCCGGCCGGTGCGCCGGTCGAGCGGCGCGAAGCGGGGTAG
- the rsgA gene encoding ribosome small subunit-dependent GTPase A, translated as MAKKKKIRTEFRKNRVTRARSSDWTKRFHTDDVREDQAVRGERISGRGELTRKRTILVDDLATEQAEGETVLGVDATTCLAGRVLSVQGLVSTVQAGDGQLYQCATRRLLKTLSTDQRHVVAAGDRVLFRPSPGNEGIIERVDPRYGVLSRATRGRQHVLVANVDQLLIVGSAAEPYLKPNLIDRFLVSAAKNKIRPLIVINKVDLVDRATLMPIVGVYSQMGYRTLFVSARTGFGVDRLRRALAGCATAVAGQSGVGKSSLLNAVEPGFGLRVAEVSEETQKGRHTTTTARLLPLAAGGYVIDTPGIRQFQLWDVIREEVAGYYRDIRPFVSKCRFPDCTHTHEADCAVKDAVADGWLDARRYESYCHLFAGDMDS; from the coding sequence ATGGCCAAAAAGAAAAAAATTCGCACCGAGTTCCGCAAAAACCGGGTAACCCGGGCCAGGTCCTCAGACTGGACGAAGCGGTTCCATACCGACGACGTGCGAGAGGATCAGGCGGTGCGCGGAGAGCGCATCAGCGGTCGCGGTGAACTCACCCGCAAGCGCACCATACTGGTCGACGATCTGGCGACCGAGCAAGCCGAGGGCGAAACGGTGTTGGGCGTTGACGCCACCACTTGTCTCGCCGGACGTGTTCTCTCAGTGCAAGGCCTGGTCAGCACCGTCCAAGCCGGCGACGGCCAGCTCTATCAGTGCGCGACGCGACGCCTGTTGAAAACGCTTAGCACCGATCAGCGCCATGTCGTCGCCGCGGGCGATCGCGTGCTGTTTCGTCCTTCGCCCGGTAACGAGGGAATCATCGAGCGCGTCGACCCTCGGTATGGCGTCCTGAGCCGCGCCACGCGCGGCCGCCAGCATGTGCTGGTGGCCAACGTCGATCAACTGCTGATCGTGGGTAGCGCCGCCGAACCGTATTTGAAGCCGAACCTGATTGATCGCTTCCTGGTCAGCGCCGCCAAGAACAAGATCCGTCCTCTGATCGTTATCAATAAGGTGGACCTGGTCGATCGCGCCACGCTCATGCCGATCGTCGGTGTCTACAGCCAGATGGGATATCGCACATTGTTCGTCAGCGCGCGAACCGGCTTCGGGGTCGATCGTTTGCGCCGCGCTTTGGCCGGGTGCGCCACGGCCGTGGCTGGGCAAAGCGGCGTCGGCAAGTCGTCACTCTTGAACGCCGTCGAGCCCGGCTTTGGCTTGCGCGTGGCCGAGGTCAGCGAAGAAACGCAAAAGGGCCGTCACACTACGACCACCGCGCGACTACTGCCGCTAGCTGCTGGCGGTTACGTCATCGATACGCCAGGCATCCGGCAATTCCAACTGTGGGACGTCATTCGCGAAGAGGTCGCCGGGTACTATCGCGATATCCGCCCGTTCGTCAGCAAGTGCCGCTTTCCTGACTGCACACACACGCATGAGGCGGATTGCGCGGTAAAGGATGCCGTCGCCGACGGATGGCTCGACGCGCGCCGCTACGAGAGCTATTGCCATCTGTTCGCGGGCGATATGGATTCCTGA
- a CDS encoding FHA domain-containing protein, with protein MYGELIPLGGGDTIPLRKKTLLVGRRESCDIVLRFPNVSAHHCQLQIDSGYWYVRDQKSRNGLKVNGTRTTEKRLDPGDVLSIATHRYTVQYSPADLGAVGPPPSPGAPNSEIFSKSLLERAGLSKEKGPAKDRYDVTNNEAGQIKDFNKPI; from the coding sequence ATGTATGGCGAATTGATTCCGCTTGGCGGTGGCGACACGATTCCGTTGCGGAAGAAAACGTTGCTTGTCGGGCGTCGTGAAAGCTGCGACATCGTCTTGCGATTCCCCAATGTCTCGGCTCACCATTGTCAGTTGCAGATCGACTCCGGCTACTGGTACGTGCGCGACCAGAAGAGCCGCAACGGTCTGAAGGTCAACGGCACGCGCACCACGGAAAAGCGGCTCGACCCAGGCGACGTGCTCAGCATCGCCACTCACCGTTACACGGTTCAGTACTCGCCGGCCGACCTGGGGGCCGTTGGTCCTCCGCCTAGTCCCGGCGCTCCGAACAGCGAGATTTTCTCGAAATCGCTGCTTGAGCGGGCTGGACTGTCAAAGGAAAAAGGGCCGGCCAAGGACCGTTACGACGTAACGAATAACGAAGCCGGCCAGATCAAGGACTTCAATAAGCCCATTTGA
- a CDS encoding OmpH family outer membrane protein — translation MAKSLCRGTFAALFTALALTSTAHSQQQPAGQPPQQPPRNATPPAGGAPAGGAAHHAAAQHGGAVPGGVALIDLPYVLKNHGGFNHRLEELRREAEGAENALKIKRDEIQKLMVQLDDLNRGSPDFKKLEEEITKRQAGLSVDVNITKKKFQEAEAKIYYEVYQSILAEVRYYAEANRITLVLKFNGDEANKDNPEEIMREMQKMVLYYNPVVDITPIILDRMKAQQPRGAAGTNPAAQRPGVQQPPRR, via the coding sequence GTGGCCAAATCACTTTGCCGAGGTACGTTCGCGGCTCTGTTCACGGCGCTGGCCCTCACCAGCACGGCCCATTCCCAGCAACAACCGGCGGGTCAACCGCCGCAGCAACCTCCGCGGAACGCGACGCCGCCGGCAGGCGGTGCGCCCGCGGGCGGCGCCGCTCACCATGCGGCTGCGCAGCACGGCGGCGCCGTTCCGGGTGGCGTGGCCCTGATCGACCTGCCCTACGTGCTCAAGAATCATGGCGGCTTCAACCACCGCTTGGAAGAATTGCGCCGCGAAGCGGAAGGGGCGGAGAACGCCCTGAAAATCAAGCGCGATGAGATTCAAAAGTTGATGGTGCAACTCGACGACCTGAATCGGGGCAGCCCCGACTTCAAGAAGCTGGAAGAAGAAATCACCAAGCGGCAGGCCGGCCTGAGCGTGGACGTCAACATCACGAAGAAGAAGTTCCAAGAGGCGGAAGCCAAGATTTACTACGAAGTCTACCAGTCGATCCTGGCCGAAGTCCGTTACTACGCCGAAGCCAACCGCATCACGCTCGTCCTGAAGTTCAATGGTGATGAAGCCAACAAGGACAATCCAGAAGAGATCATGCGCGAGATGCAGAAGATGGTGCTGTATTACAACCCGGTCGTCGACATCACGCCGATCATTCTCGACCGGATGAAGGCCCAGCAGCCGCGCGGCGCCGCGGGGACGAATCCTGCCGCTCAGCGCCCGGGTGTGCAACAACCGCCACGTCGCTAA
- the lpxA gene encoding acyl-ACP--UDP-N-acetylglucosamine O-acyltransferase, which produces MATYVSEHVAIDARAEIDVDVEIGPFCVIGPHVRIGRGTRLENNVTIMGHVTIGQNNHIYPGVVIGGEPQDISYRGSDTQVSIGDANVIREGVTINRATEKEDGVTSVGNNNFFMACSHVAHDCRVGDHIIMANGTLLGGHVHVHDYASISGGVGVHHYATIGSYSFVAGMSRVLHDVPPYMLVDGHPTRPRCINVVALKRKDFSSESIDSLAEAHRLLFRAKVGLEHAREILRGNNLVTPEVQNLLSFVEQQQQGKHGRARERRRAA; this is translated from the coding sequence ATGGCAACCTACGTCTCGGAACACGTCGCGATCGACGCCCGCGCCGAAATCGACGTCGACGTCGAAATCGGGCCTTTCTGCGTCATCGGCCCCCACGTCCGCATCGGACGCGGGACGCGGCTGGAGAACAACGTGACCATCATGGGTCACGTCACCATCGGCCAGAACAACCACATCTATCCGGGCGTGGTTATCGGCGGCGAGCCGCAGGATATCAGCTACCGGGGGAGTGACACGCAGGTCTCGATCGGCGATGCGAACGTCATTCGCGAAGGCGTCACGATCAACCGCGCCACCGAGAAGGAAGACGGCGTCACCTCGGTCGGCAACAACAACTTCTTCATGGCTTGCTCGCACGTGGCCCACGATTGCCGCGTCGGCGATCACATCATCATGGCCAACGGCACGCTCTTGGGCGGCCATGTACACGTTCACGATTACGCCTCGATCTCGGGCGGAGTCGGCGTGCACCATTACGCCACGATCGGCTCCTACAGCTTCGTGGCGGGCATGAGCCGGGTGCTGCACGACGTTCCGCCGTACATGCTGGTCGACGGACACCCCACGCGGCCACGGTGCATCAACGTCGTCGCGCTCAAGCGCAAGGATTTCTCCTCCGAGTCGATCGACAGCCTGGCCGAAGCGCATCGGCTGTTGTTCCGCGCGAAGGTAGGCCTGGAGCATGCCCGCGAAATCTTGCGCGGCAACAACCTGGTCACGCCCGAGGTACAAAACCTGCTCAGTTTCGTCGAGCAGCAGCAGCAAGGTAAGCACGGCCGCGCTCGCGAGCGGAGGAGAGCCGCTTGA